CTCGCCCGGTACGGCGATCCCGTACGCGTCGGCGATCACCTTGCCCTCGGGCGCGGTCAGCGCGGTCCGCCCCTCGGCCCGCACGGATTCCAGCAGGGACCGCACCCGCAGGACCCGGTCTTCGGCCATCACGTCAGATCACTCCGTTCGACTTGAGCAGGCGCACTTCCTCGTCGCCGAGGCCGAGTTCGCCGACGTAGACCTCTTCGTTGTGCTCGCCGAGCAGGGGTGAACTGGTCACCTCCACGGGCGAGTCGGACAGCTTGAGCGGGCTGCCGACGGTCACGAACTCGCCCCGCTCGGGGTGCGGCACGGTGACGACCATCTCGTTGGCGACCAGCGACCGGTCCTCGATGATCTCCTTGGTGGACAGGATCGGCCCGCACGGGATGTTGTGCGCGTTGAGCCGCTCCAGCACCTCCCACTTGGGCAGCGTCGAGGACCACTCCTCGATCAGCTGGAACATCTTGTTGAGCTTGGGCAGCCGGGCCTCGGGCGTCGCCCATTCGGGGTCGTCGGCCAGCTCGGGCCGGCCGATGAGCTCGCTGATCGGCCGCCAGCCGACGGGCTGCACGATGACGTACACGTAGTCGTTCGGGCCGCCCGGCGCGCACTTGACCGCCCAGCCGGGCTGCCCGCCGCCGGACGCGTTCCCGGACCTGGGAACCTCGTCGCCGAAGTCCTCGTTGGGATATTCAGCGAGCGGCCCGTGTGCCAGACGCTGCTGGTCCCGCAGCTTCACCCGGCACAGGTTCAGTACAGCGTGCTGCATGGCCACGTTGACCCGCTGCCCGCGACCGGTGCGCTCCCGTTGGTAGAGCGCGGCGAGGATGCCCGCCACGGCGTGCACACCCGTCCCCGAGTCCCCGATCTGGGCCCCAGTCGCCAGCGGCGGCCCGTCCTCGAAACCGGTGGTCGCCATCGACCCGCCCATGGCCTGCGCGACGACCTCGTACGCCTTGAAGTTGGTGTACGGGCCCTCGCCGAACCCCTTGATGGAGGCATAGACGATACGCGGATTGATCTCCTGGATGCGGTCCCAGGTGAAGCCCATCCGGTCGACCGCGCCCGGCCCGAAGTTCTCGACCATGACGTCGGAGCGCCGGATCAGCTCGGTGAGGATCTCCTTGCCGCGCTCGGTCTTGGTGTTGAGGGTGATGCTCCGCTTGTTGCAGTTGAGCATCGTGAAGTAGAGGGAGTCGACGTCCGGCAGGTCACGCAGCTGCTTGCGCGTGATGTCGCCGGTCGGCGCCTCCAGCTTGACGACGTCCGCGCCGAGCCAGGCGAGCAGCTGGGTCGCGGAGGGCCCGGACTGGACATGGGTCATGTCCAGGACGCGGATGCCTTCGAGGGCCTTGGTTCCTGTCATCGGGGGCACCTCACTTGTACATGGTCTGGTTCATGGTTCCGGGGGCGTACGCGTCGGGATCGACCCAGACGTTGATCAGCGACGGCTTGCCCGACTCGCGGGCGCGCCTCAGGGCCGGGCCGATGTCGGCGGGGTCGCGGACCTCCTCGCCGTAACCGCCGAGCATCTGGGCGAACTTGTCGTAGTGGACGTCGCCGAGGGTGTTGCCGATCCGTTCGCGGTCCTTGCCGTACTTGGCGGCCTGGCCGTAGCGGATCTGGTTCATGGAGGAGTTGTTGCCGACGATGCCGACGAAGGGGAGGTCGTAGCGGACGAGCGTCTCGAAGTCCCAGCCGGTCAGGGAGAACGCGCCGTCGCCGAAGAGCGCGACGACCTCCTTGTCGGGCCGCGCCTGCTTGGCCGCGAGCACGAAGGGGACACCGACGCCGAGCGTGCCGAGCGGACCCGGGTCCATCCAGTGCCCCGGGGACTTGGGCTGCACGACCTGCCCGGAGAAGGTGACGATGTCGCCGCCGTCGCCGATGTAGATCGAGTCCTCGGTGAGGAAGTCGTTGATCTCGCTGACCAGGCGGTAGGGGTGGATGGGTGAGGCGTCCGACTTCAGGCTGGGCAGCCGCTTCTCCAGGGCGGTCTGCTCGGCCGCCCGCAGCTCGTCCAGCCACTCCTTGCGCTTCGACGCCCCGCCGTTGACGCGCCCGGAGGCCGCCTCGGTCACCGACTTCAGCACGAGTCCGGCGTCGCCGACGATGCCGAGGTCGATGTCGCGGTTCTTGCCGACCGTGCGGTAGTCGAGGTCGATCTGCACGACGGTCGCGTCCTGCGACAGCCGCTTGCCGTAGCCCATGCGGAAGTCGAAGGGCGTGCCGACGATGACGATGACGTCGGCGTTGGAGAAGGCGTACCGGCGCGACAGCTGGAAGTGGTGCGGGTCGCCGGGCGGGAGGGTGCCGCGGCCGGCGCCGTTCATGTACGCCGGGATGTTCAGCGTGCGCACCAGCTCGATGGCCGATTCGGTGCCCCGGGTCGTCCAGACCTGGCTGCCGAGCAGGATGGCCGGTTTCTCGGCGTGCACCAGCAGGTCGGCGAGCTTCTCGATCGCTTCGGGATCGCCGGCCGAACGGGTCGAGGCGCGGTAGGCACCGGCCTGCGGCACGCGCGCCTTCCCGGCCGGCACCTTGGCGTCGAGCACGTCGCGCGGGATCTCCAGGAAGGAGGGTCCGGGCGCGCCGTGGAAGCACTCGCGGAACGCCATGGACACCATGTCCGCCGCGCGCGCCGTGTCCGGCACGGTCGCCGCGAACTTGGTGATGGGGTTCATCATGTCCACGTGCGGCAGGTCCTGCAGGGATCCCATCTTGTGCTGGGTGAGGGCCCCCTGGCCGCCGATCAGCAGCATGGGGGACTCCGCGCGGAAGGCGTTGGCGACACCGGTGACGGCGTCGGTCGTCCCGGGGCCCGCGGTGACCACCGCGCAGCCGGGCTTGCCGGTGATGCGGGCGTAACCGTCCGCGGCGTGGGCGGCGACCTGCTCGTGGCGTACGTCGACGACCTCGATGCCCTCGTCGACGCAGCCGTCGTAGATGTCGATGATGTGGCCGCCGCACAGCGTGTAGATGCGCTCGACCCCCTCGGCCTTGAGCGCCTTGGCTACGAGATGACCACCGGAGATCACGTCCTGGGTGTCGTCGGGCATGGCGAAGTCCTGTCCCTTCGTAGGGGGTTGGAGCGGCTCGCAGTACATTGCATACAGTCGACGAATACTGTATGAAGCTTGTTATCCCGCATCCGGTGGGTGGTGTCCAGGGGGCGTGCGGCACTTTCAGACAGGAGCCGGAATGGACCTGTACGAACACCAGGCAAGGGAACTCTTCGAAGAGCACGGCATCTCGGTGCCGAGGGCCGAGGTCACCGACTCGCCCAAGGAGGCACGCGGGATCGCCCGCCGACTCGGTGGCCGAGTCGTGGTGAAAGCCCAGGTGAAGACCGGTGGACGCGGCAAGGCGGGCGGGGTCAAGGTCGCCGCCGACCCCGCCGCCGCCGAGCTCACCGCCCGTCAGATCCTCGGCATGGACATCAAGGGCCACACGGTCGGCACGGTGATGCTGGCCCAACCCGTGGACATCGACACCGAGTTCTACGTGTCCTATGTACTCGACCGCACGGCCGGCCGCTTCCTCGCCATCGCCTCCGCGGAGGGCGGCATGGACATCGAGGAGGTCGCCGCCACCCGGCCCGAGGCCGTGGCCCGCATCCCCGTCGACCCCGCCGAGGGCGTCACCTCCGCGAAGGCGGGTGAGATCGCCGAGGCCGCCGGACTGCCGCCGCAGACCGTCGACGTCCTCGTACGGCTCTGGGAGGTCCTGGTCCGCGAGGACGCCCTCCTCGTCGAGGTGAACCCGCTGGTGCGCACCCGGCAGGGGCGGATCCTCGCCCTCGACGGCAAGGTAACCCTCGACGACAACGCCCGCTTCCGCCAGACACGCTGGGGTGCGGACGACGTGGAGCACGACGACTCGCTGGAGGCGGCGGCCGCCGCCAAGGGCCTCAACTACGTCAAGCTCGACGGCGAGGTCGGCATCATCGGCAACGGCGCGGGCCTGGTCATGTCGACCCTCGACGTGGTCGCGGGCTGCGGCGCGCGGCCCGCCAACTTCCTCGACATCGGCGGTGGGGCGAGCGCCCAGATCATGGCGGACGGACTGTCGGTCATCCTCTCCGACCCGGACGTGAAGTCCGTCTTCGTCAACGTCTTCGGCGGCATCACCGCCTGCGACGCGGTCGCCGACGGCATCGTCCAGGCCCTGGACAGCGTCCGCCTGACCAAGCCGCTCGTCGTGCGCCTCGACGGCAACAACGCGGCCCGCGGCCGGGCCGTCCTCGACGAGCACGCGCATCCGCTCGTCGAGCAGGCCACCACCATGGACGGCGCCGCCGCCCGTGCCGCCGAACTCGCCACCAACGCCTGAGGAGAGGGAACGCCATGGCCATCTACCTCACCAAGGAGAGCAAGGTCCTCGTCCAGGGCATGACCGGCGGCGAGGGCATGAAGCACACCCGGCGGATGCTCGCGGCCGGCACGAACGTCGTCGGCGGCGTCAACCCGCGCAAAGCCGGCCGCACCGCCGACTTCGACGAGCGTGCCGTGCCCGTCTTCGGCTCGGTCGCCGACGGCATGCGCGCGACCGGGGCGGACGTCACCGTCGTCTTCGTGCCGCCGGCCTTCGCCAGGGCGGCCGTCGTGGAAGCCGCCGACGCCGGCATCGGGCTCGCCGTCGTCATCACCGAGGGCATCCCCGTCCACGACTCCGTCGCCTTCACCGCGTACGCCCGGCAGAAGGGCACCCGCATCGTCGGCCCCAACTGCCCGGGCCTCATCACCCCGGGCCAGTCCAACGCGGGCATCATCCCGGCCGACATCACCAAGCCCGGCCGCATCGGGCTGGTCTCCAAGTCGGGCACGCTGACGTACCAGCTCATGTACGAGCTGCGCGACATCGGCTTCTCGACCTGCGTCGGCATCGGCGGCGACCCCGTCGTCGGCACCACGCACATCGACTGCCTCGCCGCCTTCCAGGACGACCCCGACACCGAACTGATCGTCCTCATCGGGGAGATCGGCGGCGACGCCGAGGAACGGGCGGCGGCCTACATCCGCGAGCACGTCACCAAGCCCGTCGTCGGCTACATCGCCGGGTTCACCGCGCCCGAGGGCAGGACCATGGGGCACGCGGGCGCGATCGTGTCCGGCTCCTCCGGTACGGCGCAGGCGAAGAAGGAGGCCCTGGAGGCGGTCGGGGTGAGCGTGGGCAGCACACCGACCGAGACCGCGAAACTCGTGCTGGCGCGTCTCGAGGAGCAGCGGTAGCGAGCCAGGACCTCCCGCCCCCGCCCCCGACCGTGCACCGAGAGCGGAGCAACCCCATGGCACCCACCCTCACCCTCAAATCCGGCACGTCCTGGCCCGAGGCGTGGCAGCGCTGCCTCGCCGTCGCCCCGGAGGCCTTCCGGGACGACCGGGTCCTCAACCTCTGGAACGCCGACTGGCAGGAGGACGGCCGGGTCCTGCCCGCCGTCAGCCCGGTCGACGGCAGTCCCATCGCCGGCCCGCCGCGCCTGGACGGGACGACCGCGCGCCAGGCAGTGCGCGCGGCCCTCGACCAGCACCGGGCCTGGCGGCACGTCCCACTGGAGGAGCGCCGGGCCCGCGTCGCGGCCACCCTCGACGCCCTCGCCGAACACCGGCGACTGCTCGCGCTGCTGCTCGTCTGGGAGATCGGCAAGCCCTGGCGGCTCGCCCAGGCGGACGTCGACCGGGCCATCGACGGGGTCCGCTGGTACGTCGACGGCATCGAGCCGATGCTCGCCGAACGGGCCCCGCTGGACGGCCCGGTGTCCAACATCGCCAGCTGGAACTACCCGATGAGCGTGCTCGTTCACGCCATGCTGGTGCAGGCACTGGCAGGCAACGCGGTCATCGCCAAGACCCCGACCGACGGCGGTGTCGCCTGCCTGACCCTGGCCTGCGCGCTCGCCGCCCGCGAGGGGATCCCCGCGACCCTCGTCAGCGGCAGCGGAGGCGAGCTGTCCCAGGCGCTGGTGCGGGCGCCCGAGATCGGCTGCGTCTCCTTCGTCGGCGGCCGCGACACCGGCGCCGCGGTGGCCACGGCCGTCGCCGACCTCGGCAAACGACACGTACTCGAACAGGAAGGACTCAACACCTGGGGCATCTGGAACTACTCGGACTGGGACACGCTCACCGCGGTGATCCCGAAGCTCTTCGACTACGGCAAGCAGCGCTGCACGGCCTACCCGCGCTTCGTCGTCCAGCGGCAGCTGTTCGACGCGTTCCTGGCGGCGTACCTCCCGGCGGTCCGCACGCTCAGGGTCGGCCACCCGCTCGCCGTCGAGAAGCGGGACGACCCCTACCCGGAGCTGGACTTCGGTCCGGTGATCAACGCGGCCAAGGCGAAGGAACTGCAGGACCAGATCGCCGAGGCGCTCGAGCGCGGCGCCGTGCCCCTGCACCGCGGCAGTCAGGCCGACGCCCGGTTCCTGCCCGGCCAGGACACCTCGGCCTACGTCCAGCCGGTCACGCTCCTCAACCCGCCCTCGTCCTCTCCGCTGCACCACGCGGAGCCGTTCGGCCCGGTCGACACGATCGTCCTGGTCGACACGGAAGCGGAACTGCTGGCCGCGATGAACGCCTCGAACGGCGCGCTGGTGGCCACGCTGTCCACGGACGACCGGGCCACCTACGAGCGGCTCGCCCCGCACATCCGCGCGTTCAAGGTCGGCCACGGCCGGCCCCGCTCCCGCGGCGACCGCGACGAGCTGTTCGGCGGGCTGGGCGCGTCCTGGCGCGGCGCGTTCGTCGGCGGCGAACTGCTGGTGCGCGCGGTGACACGGGGCCCGGCGGGGGAGCGGCTCCCGGGGAACTTCCCGGAGTACCAGCTCGTGCCGTGACCAAGGGCGGTGCGTCCGGCGCGGGCCCGCCCCGCGGGTTCCCGGCGCCGGACGGCACCGGGGAGGTGCTCAGCCGATGCCCTGTCGGTCCGGGCGCAGGGCGAACGCGCGGTCCGCCGCGGTCGGTGCGGTGCGGGCGACCGCCTGGCGGAGCAGTTCGCGGTGGCGTAGCAGCGGCTCGCGCCGCTCCGGGGGCGCGAGCAGGAGCAGGTCGTCGAGTCCGGCCAGCATGCGCCGTGAGACCTGCGGGCTCCCGGCGGCGCACCCCCGCACCTCGGCGAACCCGAGATCCACCAGCTCCGTCCACCCCGGCACGGGCTGCACCAGCCGCACCGTCCCACCGCGGTCCCGGTGCGGCACCGCCTCCAGCGGATGCCGGCTCAGCGCGGCCAGGAACTGCACGACACGGTCCAGGGCCTGGACGGCCGTCGTCGGATCGTTGATCGCGGGCGACAGGGCGCGCAGCGCGATGTCGGACAACTGGCGCAGCCCGAAGCCGAGATCCTGGTGGTAGGTCCGCTCCACTCCCACCGCGATCGTGTAGCGCAGCGCCCTGCGCGGTGGCGCGGCCCCGCCGTGCACCGCCAGCACGGGCGTACCGGGCACCACGAAGTCCCCGATCCGCGGAATCAGCCGCAGCACCACCCCGTGCGTGCGCGCCACCCGCACCAGCCGCGCGATGTGCACGTCCCGCAGCACCCCCGCCCGGCCCTCGTGCGTCACCCACGCGGTCGCCGAACCGAGCGGGGCGGCGTCCTGCCCGCCCTCCGGCACGGGCATCGAGGCGGCCACCCGGAAGGACTCCGTGGCGATCCGCGCGATCACATGGCTGATCCGCATCAGCCGCAGGGTGGTGTTCACGTACAGCACGAAGAGCAGCAGGCTGAGCGCGACCATGCAGAGCGTGAGGACGGACTGCACCAGCGGCACAGACGTGACGGCACGGGGATCGCCGGCCGTCTCGAAGGAGGTCAGGACCAGCAGGGTCAGCACGAACGTCGCCAGGAAGACCGCGAAGGTCGCCTTGGTGATCCGGCTCCGTACGAAGAGGCGCACCACGCGCGGCGTGAACTGTCCGCTCGCCATCTGCACCGCCACCAGCGAGATGCTGAACACCACCCCGATGAAGGTCATCATCGCCGAGCCGACCGCGCTCACCACGGCCTTCGCGTCCTCCGAGAACCGCAGCAGCTCGTCGAGCGTCTCGTGGTCGCCCTCTTCCTTGAGCGCGTCGACGACGGCCGTGTCGAGCGCCTGCGCGGCCACCCAGACCACGAAGACGCTCACCATCGCCGCGGTGGGGGCGAACCAGAACGTGTCCCGCAGATGCTCCCTCAGCGGCGACAGCGCACGCGGGCGACGCCCCGCGGGAGGGCTCTGGGTAACCATCCAGTCACTCATGGTGCGACCCTAGGCGCATCGGACCCCGAGGTCCCGGACCCCCGCCCGGCGGACGGAAACGCAGGTGAAAGGCACTCCGAAACCTTGGTATTGTTGTCCCTGTCGCCGCGGGGAACACCCCTGGCAAGGCGGCAGACACCTGGTCCGGGTGGCGGAATGGCAGACGCGCTAGCTTGAGGTGCTAGTGCCCTTTATCGGGCGTGGGGGTTCAAGTCCCCCCTCGGACACCAGCGACACAAAGGGTGCCGACCAGATCATGGTCGGCACCTTTTCCGTGCAGTCGGCTTCTCGAGACTCCTCCTGCGGTCGCCGCGCGCTACGTACCCGATCCGTCCCGCCCCGCGACCCGGCGCGCGGCGATCACCATGACGACGGTGGCCACCAGGGCGATGCCGGCGCCCACGTACAGCGGTGCGGTGTAGCCGAGGCCCGCGCTGATGGCCAGGCCCCCGAGCCAGGCCCCCAGCGCGTTGCCGACGTTGGACGCCGACACGTTGGCGCTGGCGGCCAGCGCCGCCCCGTGGGCGTAGTCGGTGACGCGAGTGATCATGCCGGGCACACTGGCGAACCCCGTCACCCCCAGCACGAACACCAGGACCACCGAGGCGACCGCGCTCTCGGCCAGCAGGCCGAACAGGACCAGGGTGAGGGTGAGCGCCAGCAGGGCGAGGACCAGGGCCCGGTCGCGATCGCGGTCGGCCGCGCGCCCCCCGACCAGGTTCCCGACGACCAGGCCGACGCCGTACATCATCAGCAGCCAGGCGACATCGGCCGGTGCGAAGCCGCTGACCTCGGTGAACGTGTAGGCGATGTAGCTGAACGCGCCGAACATCCCGCCGTAACCGAGCGCTGTGGCGATGAGGGTCAGCCAGACCTGCCAGGACCGGAACGCCCGGAACTGAGCCGCCAGGCCGAGGGGTGGTACCGGAGCGGCACCGTCCTGGGGCTTCCCCGGCGGCGCCTGGCCCGCCCAGGCGGGGACCAGGGCGGCGATACCGGCCAGCGCGAGCACGCCGATCGCGGTCACCGCCCAGAACGCCGCCCGCCAGCCCCACCGCTCACCGACCAGCGCGCCGAACGGCACGCCCAGCACGTTGGCGAGGGTCAGTCCGGCGAACATGATCGCCACGGCCTGGGACTTCTTCTCCGGCGCGACCAGAGCGCGCGCGACCAGCGAGCCGATCCCGAAGAACGAACCGTGGCACAGCGCCGCGACGATCCGCCCGAGCAGCATCACCGGGTAGCTCGGCGCGATCGCGGACAGCAGGTTGCCGAGGACGAACAGCGCCACCAGGCCGATCAGGACCTGCTTGCGGGGCAGCCGTGCGGTCGCCGCGGTCAGCGCGATGGCCCCGACCGCGACACTCAGCGCGTACCCGGAGATCAGCCAGCCCGCAGCCGCCTCGGACACGGCGAAACTCGACGCCACCTGGGGCAGCAGCCCGGCGATCAGAAACTCGGTCAGGCCGATGCCGAACCCGCCGAGCGCCAGCGCGACGAGCCCGCTCGGCATCCGCCGCCGCTCGGAGCCGGGCTCCCGCAACGCGAGTATGGAAGGGTCGTCGCTCATGGGCGCGGGGGTGGCCTTTCGGGAGGGGGCGGGGGGATTGCGGGCGGGGTCGGCGCCGGTCTGCCGGGCGCGCGGCCCGAGTTCGCTCATGGTGCCACTCACACCTCAGGCGGTGGGGTCCGTGAAAGTCCGGGCGGCCCGGCGCCGATGCCGTCGTCGGCGCCGTCGAGCCGGGCGTGCAGCGTGGCGTACCGGCCGCGGCGCGCCGTCAGTTCGTCGTGCCCGCCCCGCTCGACGACGCGGCCCTCCTCCATGACCAGCAGGGTGTCCGCGTCCCTGACCGTGGACAGTCGATGGGCGATCACGACGCTGGTCCGTCCGCGGCGCAGGCGCGCGGAGGCCTCGCGGATCAGTGCCTCGGTACGGGCGTCCACCGCACTCGTCGCCTCGTCCAGCACCAGCACCTCGGGGTCGGCGAGGAAGGCCCTGGCCAGGGCGACGAGTTGCAGCTGCCCGGTGCTGAGTCCGCCGCCGTCCTCGCCCACCACCGTCGCGTAGCCGTGGGGCAGGGCCTGGATGAAGTGGTCGACGCAGGCCGCCCGCGCCGCCCGCCGGATGTCGTTCTCGCTCGCCTCGCCGACCCCGTAGGCGATGTTCTCGGCGACGGTTCCGGTGAACAGCCACGGGTCCTGGAGCACGACCCCGACCCGCCGGTGCAGGACGTCGCGGGGCAGCGCCGCGATGTCCGTGCCCCCGAGCAGGACGCGCCCGGACCAGGGCGCGTAGAACCCCAGGAGCAGATTCACCACCGTGCTCTTGCCGGCGCCGGTGGGGCCGACGATCGCCACCGTCTCCCCGGGCCCCGCGGTGAACGACAGGTCCTCGAAGAGCACGCGGTCGGGCGTGTAGCCGAAGGTGACGCCGTCGAACCGCACTTGCCCCGAGGCCGTGACACCGCGTTCGCACTTGGGTGAGGGCGCCGGGACCGGCGGCGCTGTCTCCGGCGCGTGCAGCAGCGCCAGGACGCGCCGGGTCGAGCTCAGGCCCGACTGCAGCACGCCGACGGCGGAGGCGACGGCCGACGCCGGCCCGCCGAGCTGGAGCGTGTAGGTGACGAACGCCTGGACGTCACCGACGGACAGGTCGCCACTCGCCGCCCGCAGGCCGCCCAGGACCGCGACGAGCACATAGCCGAGAGAGCCGGCGAACGTCGTCGCGGGCCCCATGACACCGGCGAGGAACTGGGCCCGCAGTCCGGCGCGGTACAGCCGGCGGTTCCGCTCGCCGAACGCCTCCTCGGCCCGGTCCGTCCGCCCCCCGGCCACCAGTTCGGTGTGCCCCGTGACGGTCTCCTCGACGAAGGCGTTCACCTCGCCGACGGCGTCCCACTGCTGCGCGTACCGCGGACGGGAGCGGCGTGCGAGGGCCCGTGTGACGAGCGTGGACGCCAGCAGCATGCCCAGCGCCACCAGCGTGAGGGCCGGGGACAGCCACAGCATGGCGGCGAGCAGTCCCACGAGGGTGAGCAGGGCGGCGGTGATCTGCGTGAGGGCCTGCTGGAGGGTCGTCGACGTGTTCTCGGTGTCGTTCGTCAGCCTCGACAGGACGTCACCGCGCGGTCGGGCGTCGAGGTACGCCATCGGCAGCCGGGACAGCTTGGCCGAGACCGCCTCCCGCAGCCGGTAGGCCGTGCCCTGCGCCACGGACTGCGCCAGCCGCCCACGCCCCCAGGCGGCGGCCGCCGAACCGAGCACGAGCACCGCGGCCAGTAGCAGGAGCCTGCCCGCCGCCGCGAGGTCGACGCCCCCGGCCTCGCGCACACCGGCCACGACGAGATCGGTGGCCGCCCCCAGCAGCAGGGGGACGACCAGGGACAGGGCCACGCTGAGCGCGCTCAGCAGGAGGCAGGCGACCAGCCGGGCGCGCGCAGCGGGCGTGGCGGCCACCAGTCGCAGCCCGGGCCGGACGGACGGCGCCTTCCCCCCGGGCCCGTCGGTACGGTCCTCCCCGCGCGTCACGACGCCTCCGTACGGCCGCCGCGAGCGAGCACGAGCTGCCGGTAGGCGGTGTTGGCCGCCAGGAGGTCGGCGTGCGGTCCCTGGCCGACCACGCGGCCCCGGTCCAGCACGACCACGCGGTCCGCCGCACGCAGCGTCGCCAGGTGCTGGGAGACGACGAGGCGCGCGGCCCCGCGTGTCCCGACGTCCAGGGCGGCGCGCAACCGTGCCGTGGTGCCGGCGTCCAGGGCGGAGAAGGGCTCGTCGAGGAGGCACACCGGCGGCCGTTTGAGGAGCAGTTGGGCGATGGCCAGCCGCTGGCGCTGGCCGCCGGACAGGTTGGCGCCGCCCGCGCTCACCGGGGTGTCCAGCCCGTGCCCGGTGGCCTCGACGAAGTCACGGGCCTGCGCCAGCTCCAGGGCCCGCCACAGCGCGCGGTCGTCGGCGTCGGGCGCTCCCCGCCGCAGGTGGTCGGCGACGGTGCCGGAGAACAGGTACGGCCGCTGCGTGACGAGGCCGACGGCCGCGGCGAGCGTGTCGCGGTCCAGT
This genomic stretch from Streptomyces sp. Go-475 harbors:
- the sucD gene encoding succinate--CoA ligase subunit alpha, producing the protein MAIYLTKESKVLVQGMTGGEGMKHTRRMLAAGTNVVGGVNPRKAGRTADFDERAVPVFGSVADGMRATGADVTVVFVPPAFARAAVVEAADAGIGLAVVITEGIPVHDSVAFTAYARQKGTRIVGPNCPGLITPGQSNAGIIPADITKPGRIGLVSKSGTLTYQLMYELRDIGFSTCVGIGGDPVVGTTHIDCLAAFQDDPDTELIVLIGEIGGDAEERAAAYIREHVTKPVVGYIAGFTAPEGRTMGHAGAIVSGSSGTAQAKKEALEAVGVSVGSTPTETAKLVLARLEEQR
- a CDS encoding aldehyde dehydrogenase family protein, giving the protein MAPTLTLKSGTSWPEAWQRCLAVAPEAFRDDRVLNLWNADWQEDGRVLPAVSPVDGSPIAGPPRLDGTTARQAVRAALDQHRAWRHVPLEERRARVAATLDALAEHRRLLALLLVWEIGKPWRLAQADVDRAIDGVRWYVDGIEPMLAERAPLDGPVSNIASWNYPMSVLVHAMLVQALAGNAVIAKTPTDGGVACLTLACALAAREGIPATLVSGSGGELSQALVRAPEIGCVSFVGGRDTGAAVATAVADLGKRHVLEQEGLNTWGIWNYSDWDTLTAVIPKLFDYGKQRCTAYPRFVVQRQLFDAFLAAYLPAVRTLRVGHPLAVEKRDDPYPELDFGPVINAAKAKELQDQIAEALERGAVPLHRGSQADARFLPGQDTSAYVQPVTLLNPPSSSPLHHAEPFGPVDTIVLVDTEAELLAAMNASNGALVATLSTDDRATYERLAPHIRAFKVGHGRPRSRGDRDELFGGLGASWRGAFVGGELLVRAVTRGPAGERLPGNFPEYQLVP
- a CDS encoding thiamine pyrophosphate-binding protein; translation: MPDDTQDVISGGHLVAKALKAEGVERIYTLCGGHIIDIYDGCVDEGIEVVDVRHEQVAAHAADGYARITGKPGCAVVTAGPGTTDAVTGVANAFRAESPMLLIGGQGALTQHKMGSLQDLPHVDMMNPITKFAATVPDTARAADMVSMAFRECFHGAPGPSFLEIPRDVLDAKVPAGKARVPQAGAYRASTRSAGDPEAIEKLADLLVHAEKPAILLGSQVWTTRGTESAIELVRTLNIPAYMNGAGRGTLPPGDPHHFQLSRRYAFSNADVIVIVGTPFDFRMGYGKRLSQDATVVQIDLDYRTVGKNRDIDLGIVGDAGLVLKSVTEAASGRVNGGASKRKEWLDELRAAEQTALEKRLPSLKSDASPIHPYRLVSEINDFLTEDSIYIGDGGDIVTFSGQVVQPKSPGHWMDPGPLGTLGVGVPFVLAAKQARPDKEVVALFGDGAFSLTGWDFETLVRYDLPFVGIVGNNSSMNQIRYGQAAKYGKDRERIGNTLGDVHYDKFAQMLGGYGEEVRDPADIGPALRRARESGKPSLINVWVDPDAYAPGTMNQTMYK
- a CDS encoding MFS transporter; protein product: MPSGLVALALGGFGIGLTEFLIAGLLPQVASSFAVSEAAAGWLISGYALSVAVGAIALTAATARLPRKQVLIGLVALFVLGNLLSAIAPSYPVMLLGRIVAALCHGSFFGIGSLVARALVAPEKKSQAVAIMFAGLTLANVLGVPFGALVGERWGWRAAFWAVTAIGVLALAGIAALVPAWAGQAPPGKPQDGAAPVPPLGLAAQFRAFRSWQVWLTLIATALGYGGMFGAFSYIAYTFTEVSGFAPADVAWLLMMYGVGLVVGNLVGGRAADRDRDRALVLALLALTLTLVLFGLLAESAVASVVLVFVLGVTGFASVPGMITRVTDYAHGAALAASANVSASNVGNALGAWLGGLAISAGLGYTAPLYVGAGIALVATVVMVIAARRVAGRDGSGT
- a CDS encoding DUF2254 domain-containing protein, giving the protein MSDWMVTQSPPAGRRPRALSPLREHLRDTFWFAPTAAMVSVFVVWVAAQALDTAVVDALKEEGDHETLDELLRFSEDAKAVVSAVGSAMMTFIGVVFSISLVAVQMASGQFTPRVVRLFVRSRITKATFAVFLATFVLTLLVLTSFETAGDPRAVTSVPLVQSVLTLCMVALSLLLFVLYVNTTLRLMRISHVIARIATESFRVAASMPVPEGGQDAAPLGSATAWVTHEGRAGVLRDVHIARLVRVARTHGVVLRLIPRIGDFVVPGTPVLAVHGGAAPPRRALRYTIAVGVERTYHQDLGFGLRQLSDIALRALSPAINDPTTAVQALDRVVQFLAALSRHPLEAVPHRDRGGTVRLVQPVPGWTELVDLGFAEVRGCAAGSPQVSRRMLAGLDDLLLLAPPERREPLLRHRELLRQAVARTAPTAADRAFALRPDRQGIG
- the sucC gene encoding ADP-forming succinate--CoA ligase subunit beta; protein product: MDLYEHQARELFEEHGISVPRAEVTDSPKEARGIARRLGGRVVVKAQVKTGGRGKAGGVKVAADPAAAELTARQILGMDIKGHTVGTVMLAQPVDIDTEFYVSYVLDRTAGRFLAIASAEGGMDIEEVAATRPEAVARIPVDPAEGVTSAKAGEIAEAAGLPPQTVDVLVRLWEVLVREDALLVEVNPLVRTRQGRILALDGKVTLDDNARFRQTRWGADDVEHDDSLEAAAAAKGLNYVKLDGEVGIIGNGAGLVMSTLDVVAGCGARPANFLDIGGGASAQIMADGLSVILSDPDVKSVFVNVFGGITACDAVADGIVQALDSVRLTKPLVVRLDGNNAARGRAVLDEHAHPLVEQATTMDGAAARAAELATNA
- the frc gene encoding formyl-CoA transferase, coding for MTGTKALEGIRVLDMTHVQSGPSATQLLAWLGADVVKLEAPTGDITRKQLRDLPDVDSLYFTMLNCNKRSITLNTKTERGKEILTELIRRSDVMVENFGPGAVDRMGFTWDRIQEINPRIVYASIKGFGEGPYTNFKAYEVVAQAMGGSMATTGFEDGPPLATGAQIGDSGTGVHAVAGILAALYQRERTGRGQRVNVAMQHAVLNLCRVKLRDQQRLAHGPLAEYPNEDFGDEVPRSGNASGGGQPGWAVKCAPGGPNDYVYVIVQPVGWRPISELIGRPELADDPEWATPEARLPKLNKMFQLIEEWSSTLPKWEVLERLNAHNIPCGPILSTKEIIEDRSLVANEMVVTVPHPERGEFVTVGSPLKLSDSPVEVTSSPLLGEHNEEVYVGELGLGDEEVRLLKSNGVI